In Zingiber officinale cultivar Zhangliang chromosome 3B, Zo_v1.1, whole genome shotgun sequence, a single window of DNA contains:
- the LOC122055055 gene encoding zinc finger protein ZAT5-like encodes METPDEAASDPADIAAALVKGKRTRRQRLPTPAADSSASSAASASVVDVVTEEDEDVANCLILLAHGPAFEVCPKRTPSAAAPNKFTSKRLAEATSAADGGRAGYCVYECKTCGKCFSSFQALGGHRTSHKKPKSTPALEKSTAEEEAAAAADHHMLRMGVNNYAFAKPKAPVKVHECAICGTEFSSGQALGGHMRRHRPLPPTGDVKKEKSFINLSLDLNLPAPEDEMQRPQVPPATTSFSYAAGKGPLVLPGTAPASALAVDCHY; translated from the coding sequence ATGGAAACCCCAGATGAAGCGGCCTCCGACCCCGCTGACATCGCCGCCGCATTGGTCAAGGGCAAGCGCACCAGGCGCCAAAGGCTCCCTACGCCAGCTGCCGACTCCTCCGCCTCGTCCGCGGCCTCTGCCTCCGTCGTCGACGTCGTCACCGAGGAGGACGAGGACGTAGCCAACTGCCTCATTCTGCTCGCGCATGGCCCCGCCTTCGAGGTCTGCCCCAAAAGAACTCCGAGCGCCGCCGCGCCCAACAAGTTCACCAGTAAGCGGTTGGCCGAGGCTACCTCCGCGGCCGACGGCGGCCGCGCCGGGTACTGCGTTTACGAATGCAAGACGTGCGGAAAGTGCTTCTCCTCGTTCCAGGCGCTCGGCGGCCACCGCACCAGCCACAAGAAGCCCAAGTCCACGCCGGCGCTAGAGAAATCCACGGCGGAGGAAGAGGCTGCTGCGGCGGCGGATCATCATATGCTGCGGATGGGCGTGAATAATTATGCTTTCGCGAAGCCGAAGGCGCCCGTGAAGGTCCATGAGTGTGCCATCTGCGGGACCGAGTTCAGCTCCGGACAGGCGCTGGGCGGTCACATGAGGCGGCACCGGCCGCTGCCGCCGACCGGCGACGTcaagaaggagaagagctttaTTAACCTTTCGTTGGATCTAAACCTCCCGGCGCCCGAAGACGAGATGCAGAGACCACAGGTTCCCCCAGCAACGACGTCGTTCTCCTATGCGGCCGGAAAGGGACCTCTAGTGTTGCCGGGGACAGCACCGGCATCGGCATTGGCGGTCGACTGCCATTACTAA